One Spea bombifrons isolate aSpeBom1 chromosome 1, aSpeBom1.2.pri, whole genome shotgun sequence DNA window includes the following coding sequences:
- the SMIM14 gene encoding small integral membrane protein 14, producing the protein MEQGNFDPCECICSHEHAMRRLINLLRQSQSYCTDTECLQELPGPNSASDGGISVAMIVMAWLVIGFTLYLLRPRSLRRPRTAGKPTSPHNNEGPEPPAPPVD; encoded by the exons ATGGAACAAGGTAACTTTGATCCTTGCGAATGCATCTGCTCCCATGAGCATGCAATGCGAAGACTGATCAACCTG ctAAGACAGTCTCAGTCCTACTGCACAGACACGGAATGCTTACAAGAGT TGCCAGGACCAAACTCTGCCAGTGATGGAGGAATTAGCGTTGCTATGATAGTGATGGCATGGCTTGTAATTGGGTTCACTTTATATTTGTTAAGACCCAGAAGTCTCAGGAGACCCAGGACCGCTGGAAAACCCACCAGCCCACATAAT AATGAAGGTCCTGAGCCTCCAGCCCCTCCTGTAGACTAG
- the UGDH gene encoding UDP-glucose 6-dehydrogenase, with protein MFQIKKICCIGAGYVGGPTCSVIAHMCPDIKVTVVDVNEARINAWNSDTLPIYEPGLKEVVESCRGKNLFYSTDIDGAIQEADLVFISVNTPTKTYGMGKGRAADLKYIEACARRIVQNSNGYKIVTEKSTVPVRAAESIRRIFDANTKPDLNLQVLSNPEFLAEGTAIKDLKNPDRVLIGGDETPEGQRAVKALCAVYEHWVPTEKIITTNTWSSELSKLAANAFLAQRISSINSISALCEATGADVEEVARAIGMDQRIGNKFLKASVGFGGSCFQKDVLNLVYLCEVLNLHEVARYWQQVIDMNDYQRRRFTSRIIDCLFNTVADKKIALLGFAFKKDTGDTRESSSIYISKYLMDEGAKLHIYDPKVPKKQIIMDLSQPGVSEDDRVADLVHISTDPYEACEGAHAMVICTEWDMFKELDFNRIHRMMLKPAFIFDGRRVLDDLHGELQNIGFQVETIGKKVATKRIPFTPTAEIPKFSLQDLPHKKARV; from the exons atgttccagataaaGAAGATCTGCTGCATTGGCGCTGGTTATGTCGGGGGTCCCACGTGCAGTGTGATCGCCCACATGTGCCCCGACATCAAGGTGACCGTGGTCGATGTAAATGAAGCGAGGATCAACGCGTGGAATTCGGACACACTCCCTATATATGAG CCGGGTTTGAAAGAAGTTGTGGAGTCTTGCCGTGGAAAAAACTTGTTCTATTCCACAGACATTGATGGCGCGATCCAAGAAGCTGACCTGGTCTTTATTTCT GTTAACACGCCGACAAAAACTTATGGAATGGGGAAAGGCAGAGCCGCCGATCTGAAGTACATTGAAGCTTGTGCCAGACGTATAGTCCAGAATTCAAACGGATACAAAATCGTGACTGAAAAGAGTACGGTGCCGGTGCGAGCCGCAGAGAGCATCCGGCGGATATTTGATGCCAACACCAAACCTGACCTAAACCTCCAG GTGCTCTCTAACCCAGAATTCCTGGCAGAGGGAACGGCCATCAAGGATCTTAAAAATCCTGACCGGGTGTTAATTGGCGGAGACGAGACCCCTGAAGGTCAAAGAGCGGTTAAGGCTCTCTGTGCTGTATATGAGCACTGGGTGCCCACAGAAAAAATCATAACAACCAACACCTGGTCTTCTGAGCTCTCAAAACTG GCAGCAAATGCTTTCCTTGCCCAGAGAATCAGCAGTATTAACTCTATCAGTGCCCTGTGTGAAGCAACTGGAGCCGACGTAGAGGAGGTTGCCCGAGCTATTGGAATGGACCAGAGGATTGGAAACAAGTTCCTAAAAGCCAGCGTTG gTTTTGGTGGAAGCTGCTTTCAGAAAGATGTCTTGAACCTGGTTTATTTGTGTGAAGTTTTAAACTTGCATGAAGTGGCAAGATACTGGCAACAG gtTATTGATATGAATGACTATCAGAGAAGAAGGTTTACATCTCGTATTATCGATTGCCTTTTCAATACCGTAGCAGACAAGAAAATCGCCCTGCTTGGATTTGCGTTTAAGAAAGACACTGGAGACACCCG AGAGTCTTCTAGTATCTACATAAGCAAATACTTGATGGATGAAGGAGCAAAACTACACATCTATGACCCCAAGGTACCAAAGAAGCAGATTATAATGGATTTGTCCCAGCCTGGGGTGTCTGAAGATGACAGAG TTGCTGATCTCGTCCATATATCTACAGACCCCTATGAAGCGTGTGAAGGCGCTCATGCTATGGTTATCTGCACCGAGTGGGACATGTTTAAG GAACTGGATTTCAACCGTATCCACAGAATGATGCTCAAACCAGCCTTTATATTTGATGGAAGGAGGGTTCTAGATGACCTTCATGGGGAGCTGCAGAACATCGGCTTTCAG GTTGAAACGATCGGGAAAAAGGTGGCTACGAAAAGGATTCCTTTCACACCTACAGCAGAAATTCCCAAATTCAGTCTACAGGATCTTCCCCACAAGAAGGCCAGAGTGTAA
- the RPL9 gene encoding 60S ribosomal protein L9, whose protein sequence is MKTILSNQIVDIPDKVEISLKGRTVTVKGPRGVLRKNFNHINVELSLLGKKKKRLRVDKWWGNRKELATVRTICSHVQNMVKGVTLGFRYKMRSVYAHFPINVVIQESGSLVEIRNFLGEKYIRRVRMRDGVSCAVSQALKDELILEGNDIELVSNSAALIQQATTVKNKDIRKFLDGIYVSEKGTVQQQEE, encoded by the exons atGAAGACCATTCTCAGCAACCAGATTGTTGACATCCCCGACAAGG TTGAGATCTCCCTCAAGGGCCGCACAGTAACTGTGAAGGGGCCCAGAGGAGTCCTACGGAAGAACTTCAACCACATCAATGTGGAACTGAGCTTATTgggcaaaaagaaaaagagg CTCCGGGTTGACAAATGGTGGGGTAACAGAAAGGAGCTGGCCACAGTGCGCACGATCTGCAGCCATGTGCAAAATATGGTCAAGGGTGTCACACTG GGCTTCCGATACAAAATGAGGTCGGTGTACGCTCACTTCCCCATCAACGTAGTTATTCAAGAGAGCGGCTCATTGGTGGAAATCAGAAACTTCTTGGGTGAAAAATACATCCGTAGGGTTCGCATGAGAGATG GTGTCTCCTGCGCGGTGTCCCAAGCTCTGAAGGATGAACTGATTCTTGAAGGCAATGACATTGAGCTTGTGTCCAATTCAG CTGCTTTGATCCAGCAAGCCACCACAGTAAAAAACAAGGATATCCGAAAGTTCTTGGATGGTATCTACGTCTCCGAGAAGGGCACAGTCCAGCAGCAAGAAGAATAA
- the LIAS gene encoding lipoyl synthase, mitochondrial — protein MRLNGLRKGAELLRILGVSECHPSYRTLSSLPDEKKALLQNGPDFKDFLSGDLDDKDLWAEYKGNLKRQKGERLRLPPWAKTQIPMGKNYNKLKNTLRNLNLHTVCEEARCPNIGECWGGGEYGTATATIMLMGDTCTRGCRFCSVKTAKKPPALDPNEPYNTAKAIAEWGLDYVVLTSVDRDDVPDGGAAHIAQTVTLLKERNNKILVECLTPDFRGDMKAVETVAVSGLDVYAHNVETVPELQRYVRDPRANFEQSVGVLKHAKSVRPDIISKTSIMLGLGETDEQVYNTMAALRKADVDCLTLGQYMQPTKRHLKVEEYVTPEKFKHWEKVGAELGFLYTASGPLVRSSYKAGEFFLKNLVEKRKTRTV, from the exons ATGCGGCTGAACGGCTTGAGAAAGGGGGCAGAGTTACTGCGGATTCTGGGG gtatcgGAATGCCACCCGTCTTACAGAACGTTAAGCAGTTTGCCAGATGAAAAGAAAGCACTCCTTCAAAATGGCCCAGACTTTAAGGATTTCTTATCGGGAGACTTGGATGACAAAGATTTGTGGGCTGAGTACAAAGGCAACCTAAAGAGACAGAAAGGCGAGAG GTTAAGGCTCCCTCCTTGGGCAAAAACTCAAATTCCGATGGgtaaaaactataataaattaaaaaacactttGCGGAATCTAAACCTTCATACT GTGTGTGAGGAAGCCCGGTGTCCAAACATCGGAGAATGCTGGGGAGGAGGCGAGTACGGCACGGCTACCGCAACTATAATG CTAATGGGTGACACGTGCACCAGAGGTTGCCGTTTCTGCTCTGTAAAGACCGCAAAAAAGCCGCCTGCTTTGGACCCAAACGAACCGTACAACACCGCTAAAGCCATCGCAGAATGGGGTCTGGATTACGTGGTGCTCACGTCGGTGGACAGAGACG ATGTGCCGGATGGGGGAGCTGCACACATAGCACAAACTGTGACGCTTTTGAAGGAAAG GAACAATAAAATTCTTGTTGAATGTCTAACGCCAGATTTCCGGGGGGATATGAAAGCCGTGGAGACGGTTGCTGTGTCGGGGCTCGATGTTTATGCCCATAATGTGGAAACTGTACCGGAATTACAAAG gtACGTCCGTGACCCGCGGGCTAACTTTGAACAGTCTGTCGGTGTTCTCAAACATGCCAAGAGCGTGCGCCCTGATATCATCTCCAAAACGTCCATCATGCTTGGCTTAGGGGAGACAGATGAGCAAGTGTATAACACAATGGCCG cATTACGAAAAGCGGACGTGGACTGTCTGACCCTCGGTCAATACATGCAGCCAACAAAACGCCATCTTAAG GTTGAAGAGTACGTCACTCCGGAAAAGTTTAAGCACTGGGAGAAAGTGGGAGCTGAACTGGGATTCCTTTACACGGCCAGCGGTCCACTAGTTCGCTCCTCCTATAAAGCTG GTGAATTCTTTTTGAAAAATCTAGtggagaaaaggaaaacaagAACTGTTTAG
- the LOC128477890 gene encoding cyclin-dependent kinase 5 activator 1-like, with the protein MRENNGLESSEGSVTIKAHWCISDTASQRITVKTFLAVKYYMASHIKKTGKPLKRRSSVTSDLPLKRSVAPFLNKQPGGGEPTSSGQKNSPDPNKLPSQWVLEQAATTKLLTWFGRFICGRCPMIPSLAPKDPVRWILNVDRALYLVRWQTERFVTPANVIFLYLVCREVISSNLVSKRELQAALMTCLYVSYSYAGAEISYPVMPFLGDSPKEEFWSKTLAIAGLMSAKMLRINTDPAYYAQTYGHLKADGDWERS; encoded by the coding sequence ATGAGGGAGAACAATGGCTTAGAATCTTCAGAGGGCTCCGTTACTATCAAAGCTCACTGGTGCATCTCAGACACAGCATCTCAGCGTATAACGGTGAAGACTTTCCTTGCTGTCAAATACTATATGGCTTCTCACATCAAGAAGACGGGGAAACCGCTGAAGAGGCGCTCTTCAGTTACATCAGACCTGCCCTTGAAGCGGTCTGTGGCTCCGTTCTTGAATAAGCAGCCAGGAGGAGGCGAACCAACCAGCAGCGGCCAGAAGAACTCACCTGATCCCAACAAGTTACCATCTCAATGGGTTCTGGAGCAGGCCGCTACCACCAAATTGCTCACCTGGTTTGGTAGGTTTATCTGCGGCAGGTGTCCCATGATTCCATCTCTTGCTCCCAAGGACCCTGTGCGCTGGATCCTTAATGTGGATAGAGCCCTCTACCTCGTACGATGGCAGACGGAGCGATTCGTGACACCAGCAAATGTCATCTTCCTTTACTTGGTGTGCAGAGAGGTCATCTCCTCTAACCTGGTCAGCAAGCGGGAGTTACAGGCAGCTCTGATGACCTGTCTGTACGTGTCGTACTCCTACGCGGGCGCGGAGATATCATACCCCGTCATGCCCTTCCTTGGAGACAGTCCAAAGGAGGAATTTTGGAGCAAAACCCTGGCTATTGCTGGACTTATGAGTGCAAAGATGCTGCGCATCAACACCGACCCAGCGTATTATGCTCAGACCTATGGACATCTGAAGGCTGATGGCGACTGGGAAAGGAGCtga